The genomic segment AGCTATCAGTAATCATATAATTAATGGTAATGAAGATAAAGTAGCTGAGTTGACTCAAAAAGCTATAGATGAAGGATTAGAACCTAATGATATTATACAGAAGGGTTTAATTAATGGTATGAATCAGGTTAGCCAGAAATTTAAAGATGAGGATATGTTTGTACCTGAGGTTATGATATCGGCTCAAGCAATGAAAACAGGTATAGAATTGGTTAATCCTTTACTTACTAAGGAAGAAACTTCTTTAAAAGGTAGAGTGTTGTTAGGTACAGTTGCTGGTGACTTACATAATATTGGTAAGAATCTGGTTCGAATAATGATGGAGAGTGCTGGTTTTGAGGTTATAGATTTAGGAACAGATGTAGAACCCAAAGAATTTGCAGAGGCAGTTAAAGAATATAAACCGGATATTTTAGGGATGAGTGCTCTGTTGACTACAACTATTCAGCAGATGCAGAAGACAATGGGGGCTTTAAAGAAAGAAGAACTTAGGGATTCTGTGAAGATTATGGTTGGTGGAGGGCCTGTAACTCCGGATTTTGCTGAAGAAATTAATGCTGATTTTTGGGCTCAGGATGCTGTTGCTGCTAAGAGTGCTGCTTTGGAATTGGTTGAGTCATCTCCTCCACCCAAATTATAGATTTGGATGGAGCTTGCTAAGTTCAGATACGACTTATTGAATAGCCTACTACTTTTTCTCAATCTTAGTACCTCCATTGCTTTTATTATACAACTTAATTGGATGTCTAACAAATTGGGCGAAGGGGAACTTAGAGTTTTTAAGTATAATGAAGGAGATAAGGATGAATTACAGGAATTAATAGTAAATAAAAAAAGAGAATTAGACAGGAAAGAGAAAGCATTGTCTAGAATTGATTCAAAGGTGGTTAACAGTAAATTAGAGAAAAGCACAGGACTATTTAAGGCGTTAAAATCATTTAGGTAGAAATTACTCTTTTTAGTTTTGCTCATCTAATAAATTATAGAGAGGTAACAACTTTTTTTAAATGATTTTTACT from the Acetohalobium arabaticum DSM 5501 genome contains:
- a CDS encoding cobalamin B12-binding domain-containing protein, with the translated sequence MTEFEAISNHIINGNEDKVAELTQKAIDEGLEPNDIIQKGLINGMNQVSQKFKDEDMFVPEVMISAQAMKTGIELVNPLLTKEETSLKGRVLLGTVAGDLHNIGKNLVRIMMESAGFEVIDLGTDVEPKEFAEAVKEYKPDILGMSALLTTTIQQMQKTMGALKKEELRDSVKIMVGGGPVTPDFAEEINADFWAQDAVAAKSAALELVESSPPPKL